Proteins encoded in a region of the Candidatus Methylomirabilis sp. genome:
- the holB gene encoding DNA polymerase III subunit delta', translated as MGFEGILGHERAVGLLRQALRADRLAHAYLFVGPEGVGKRRVALALAQAANCLRPPPEGDACGSCAACRKVAAGSHPDVLHLTPDEGTLRIDRVRALREEVGRRPYEGRRRFALLDPAEALTEQAQNALLKILEEPPGSTTFILLAGRAETLLPTVVSRCQRLAFGSVSEALIARHLAGAGVAADRAAALAALARGSVGKALALAGGALLENRDALVGRLFPALERGPAACVELAEEIARDREDLGEALELLLTWCRDLVVTAVLGHPRLVVNRDRADALAGAAGRFRVGALTKSVAAVGAAREALEANANPRLTCEALLFRLRDLLVPAPGGDGNATRREGELRRPGA; from the coding sequence ATGGGCTTCGAAGGAATCCTGGGGCACGAGCGGGCCGTCGGTCTCCTGCGGCAGGCGCTGCGGGCTGACCGGCTGGCGCACGCGTACCTGTTCGTTGGCCCCGAGGGGGTGGGCAAGCGCCGGGTGGCCCTTGCCCTGGCCCAGGCCGCCAACTGCCTGCGGCCTCCGCCGGAGGGAGACGCCTGCGGGAGCTGCGCCGCCTGCCGGAAGGTGGCGGCCGGGAGCCATCCGGACGTCCTCCACCTGACCCCGGACGAGGGGACGCTCCGGATCGACCGGGTCCGGGCCCTGCGGGAGGAGGTGGGCCGCCGCCCCTACGAGGGGAGGCGGCGCTTTGCGCTGCTCGACCCGGCCGAGGCCCTGACGGAGCAGGCGCAGAACGCCCTCCTGAAGATCCTCGAGGAGCCGCCCGGGTCCACCACGTTCATCCTCCTGGCCGGGCGGGCGGAAACGCTGCTCCCCACGGTCGTCTCCCGCTGCCAGCGCCTGGCTTTCGGCTCGGTGTCGGAGGCGCTCATCGCGCGGCATCTGGCGGGGGCGGGCGTCGCGGCCGACCGGGCGGCTGCCCTGGCGGCCCTGGCGCGGGGGAGCGTGGGAAAGGCGCTCGCGCTGGCGGGCGGGGCGCTCCTGGAGAACCGGGATGCCCTGGTCGGCCGGCTCTTCCCCGCCCTGGAGCGGGGCCCGGCCGCCTGTGTGGAGCTGGCCGAGGAGATTGCGCGGGATCGAGAGGACCTCGGGGAGGCCCTCGAGCTGCTTCTCACCTGGTGCCGGGACCTGGTGGTGACCGCGGTCCTGGGGCACCCCCGGCTCGTGGTGAACCGGGACCGGGCCGACGCCCTCGCGGGAGCGGCCGGGCGGTTCCGGGTGGGGGCGCTGACCAAATCGGTGGCGGCCGTCGGTGCCGCCCGCGAGGCCCTGGAGGCGAACGCCAACCCGCGCCTCACCTGCGAGGCGCTACTATTTCGGCTGCGGGACCTGCTGGTTCCCGCGCCGGGAGGTGACGGGAATGCCACCCGTCGTGAAGGTGAGCTTCGGCGACCAGGAGCGTGA
- the ricT gene encoding regulatory iron-sulfur-containing complex subunit RicT: MPPVVKVSFGDQEREHFYYAGSLPISLGMPVVVESERGVVIGKVIAKVPYYPVHKLTKPLREIRRPATPADLDRAEQLQARQKEARAAVEEAIRQHHLQMDLVDVRLSGDQSRCLVRFSAEGRVDFRSLVRELAHRLRMRIEMRQIGARDEASVTGAIGTCGRTLCCKSWLKEFQPISIKMAKEQSLSLNSSKISGACGRLKCCLSYEYTMYQDLRRGLPKVGGHVMTHEGAGLVKQHLVLEESLMVQLEDGRFVRYRAAEVAVRKTDYPDQPAIPPISGACGSGGGCGSKGGGCGSGGGCGSGGGGCGSGGG, translated from the coding sequence ATGCCACCCGTCGTGAAGGTGAGCTTCGGCGACCAGGAGCGTGAGCACTTCTACTACGCCGGGTCGCTCCCGATTTCGCTGGGGATGCCGGTGGTGGTGGAGAGTGAGCGCGGGGTCGTGATCGGGAAGGTCATCGCCAAGGTCCCCTACTACCCCGTCCACAAGCTGACGAAGCCCCTCCGGGAGATCCGGCGCCCGGCGACCCCCGCCGACCTGGACCGGGCGGAGCAGCTCCAGGCCCGCCAGAAGGAGGCGCGGGCCGCGGTGGAGGAGGCGATCCGCCAGCACCACCTCCAGATGGACCTGGTGGATGTGCGCCTCTCCGGCGACCAGTCGCGTTGCCTGGTCCGGTTCAGCGCCGAGGGACGCGTGGACTTCCGGAGCCTGGTCCGGGAGCTCGCCCACCGCCTCCGGATGCGGATCGAGATGCGCCAGATCGGCGCCCGCGACGAGGCCAGCGTCACCGGGGCGATCGGCACCTGCGGCCGGACGTTGTGCTGCAAGTCGTGGCTGAAGGAGTTCCAGCCGATCAGCATCAAGATGGCCAAGGAGCAGAGCCTGTCCCTCAACTCCTCGAAGATCTCCGGGGCCTGCGGCCGCCTCAAGTGTTGCCTCTCCTACGAGTACACCATGTACCAGGATCTCCGGAGAGGCCTGCCCAAGGTCGGGGGCCACGTGATGACCCACGAGGGGGCGGGCCTCGTGAAGCAGCACCTGGTCCTCGAGGAGAGCCTGATGGTCCAGCTCGAGGACGGCCGCTTCGTCCGGTACCGGGCGGCCGAGGTGGCGGTCCGGAAGACCGACTACCCCGACCAGCCGGCGATCCCCCCCATCTCCGGCGCTTGTGGCTCCGGCGGGGGGTGCGGGTCCAAGGGGGGCGGATGCGGGTCGGGCGGGGGGTGCGGGTCGGGCGGGGGTGGCTGCGGGTCCGGAGGCGGCTGA